In Mucilaginibacter boryungensis, a single window of DNA contains:
- a CDS encoding glycoside hydrolase family 10 protein: MAPKREFRGAWVATVANIDWPSTPHLSTDKQQKELIDILEFDRKTGINAVMFQVRPAADAFYFKSHEPWSKWLTGQQGKAPDPVYDPLELAIKEAHKRAIELHAWFNPYRATLDGNFSALSPQHITRIKPEWFFIYGGIKLFNPGIPEVRDYIVEVILNVVDNYDIDGVHMDDYFYPYRIAGQKINDAEAFKKYGADFDNIDDWRRDNVNQLIKMLGDSIHKHKPYMKFGISPFGIWANKSQNPEGSNTHGGDSYYEQYADSRKWIKEGWVDYINPQLYWPFKYRLAAFENLLDWWSDNTYGRHLYIGQAAYRVNEIGSPGFKMPSQIPDQIKYMRANPRVQGSIYFSQKSLINNPLGLGDSLRKTYYNHPALPPVMLWLDSIPPNQPQQLLATAAPGKVTLKWTAPLPAKDKEPVYGYVIYRFTGDEKVNVNRAENILSIRYNTEQIAEDKTAEPNKKYIYVVTAIDRLKNESEQSEPVTVVGK, from the coding sequence ATGGCCCCAAAACGCGAGTTCAGGGGAGCATGGGTAGCCACGGTAGCTAATATTGACTGGCCAAGCACCCCGCACTTATCAACCGATAAACAACAAAAAGAGTTGATAGATATCCTGGAGTTTGACCGTAAAACCGGTATCAACGCAGTGATGTTCCAGGTACGTCCTGCTGCCGATGCTTTTTATTTTAAAAGTCACGAACCCTGGTCTAAATGGTTAACAGGCCAGCAAGGCAAAGCCCCCGACCCGGTTTACGACCCACTGGAACTGGCTATTAAAGAAGCCCATAAGCGCGCTATAGAACTGCATGCCTGGTTTAACCCTTACCGTGCTACGCTGGATGGTAATTTTAGTGCACTTAGTCCACAGCATATTACCCGTATTAAACCCGAATGGTTTTTTATATATGGGGGCATTAAGCTGTTTAACCCGGGCATACCCGAAGTGCGCGACTATATTGTTGAAGTGATACTGAACGTGGTAGATAACTATGATATAGATGGCGTGCATATGGACGATTACTTTTACCCGTACCGGATAGCCGGACAAAAAATAAACGATGCAGAAGCCTTTAAAAAATATGGTGCCGATTTTGACAACATTGACGATTGGCGCCGCGACAACGTGAACCAACTGATAAAAATGCTGGGCGACAGCATACACAAACATAAGCCATACATGAAATTTGGTATCAGCCCGTTTGGGATATGGGCTAACAAAAGCCAAAACCCTGAAGGATCGAATACCCATGGCGGCGATTCTTATTATGAACAGTATGCCGATTCGCGCAAGTGGATTAAAGAGGGTTGGGTAGATTATATTAACCCTCAATTATATTGGCCCTTTAAATATCGCCTGGCAGCTTTTGAAAACCTGCTTGACTGGTGGAGCGATAATACCTACGGGCGCCACCTGTATATTGGGCAGGCTGCTTACCGGGTAAATGAGATTGGTTCGCCAGGGTTCAAAATGCCCTCGCAAATACCCGATCAGATCAAATATATGCGGGCCAATCCGCGTGTGCAGGGCAGTATTTATTTCAGTCAAAAATCGTTAATAAATAACCCGCTTGGGCTGGGCGATTCATTACGCAAAACTTATTATAATCACCCGGCGCTGCCACCGGTTATGCTTTGGCTGGATTCTATACCGCCTAATCAGCCACAGCAATTGCTGGCCACGGCTGCCCCAGGGAAGGTAACTTTAAAATGGACGGCCCCCTTGCCGGCAAAAGATAAAGAGCCGGTTTATGGTTATGTAATATATCGCTTTACAGGCGATGAAAAAGTTAATGTTAACCGGGCCGAAAATATCCTGAGCATCCGTTACAATACCGAGCAAATAGCCGAAGATAAAACCGCCGAGCCTAACAAAAAATATATTTATGTGGTGACCGCCATCGATCGGCTTAAAAACGAAAGTGAACAAAGCGAACCGGTGACAGTGGTAGGGAAGTAA